The genomic stretch ACCTCGGCGTCCGGCTGTCGGACCTGGGCCGCCGGGAGGAGGCCATGGACGCCACCGTCGAAGCCGTCGGCATCTACCGCCGACTCGCTCAAGCCAACCCCGCCGCGCACGAACCCGACCTCGCCATGTCGCTGAACAACCTCGGCGTCCGGCTGTCGGACCTGGGCCGCCGGGAGGAGGCCATGGACGCCACCGTCGAAGCCGTCGGCATCTACCGCGGACTTGCTGAACTCAACCCTGCCGTTCACGAACCCGACCTCGCCATGTCGCTGAACAACCTCGGCGTCCGGCTGTCGGACCTGAGGCGGTATTGGGAGGCCATGAACGCCACCACCGAAGCCGTCAGGATCCACCGCAGACTTGCTGAACTCAACCCTGCCGTTCACGAACCCGACCTCGCCGCGTCGCTGAACAACCTCGGCATCCAGCTGTCGGGCCTGTGGCGGCAGAAGGGTGCCCTGAACGCTACCGTCGAAGCCGTCACGATCCGTCGGCGGCTGACTCAAGCCAACCCCGCCGCGCACGAACCCGACCTCGCTAAATCCCTGAACAACCTCGGCGTCCGGCTGTCGGACCTGAGGCGGCATGGGGAGGCCATGGACGCCACCGTCGAAGCCGTCGGCATCTACCGCCGACTCGCTCAAGCCAACCCTGCCGTTCACGAACCCGACCTCGTCATGTCGCTGAACAACCTCTCGGCGATTCTGTGGAACCTGGGCCGGCAGAAGGAGGCCCTGGATGCCGCCGTCGAAGCCGTCACGATCTACCGACAGCTCACCAAACGCCGCTGGACCTGGACCTGGCCGGGTGGGCCGCGCCGAACCCGGACTCCGCTACTCAACCCTGCCTCAGAAACCCTGAATGCCCCCGTCGAGGCCATCGAGGTCCAACACCGACACGCTCGAGCCAACCTCGCAAGCTCACTGTTGGCACAAAGAGGGGAATCGGGGTAGCGCCCGTCCACCTGAGACCTGGTCAGGGCACTGGGACGTTGGCGGACGTACTCGACGGGCTCGGTCGCGGGGACGAGGCAACAGCGGTCAGGGCTCGCCGGGACGCGCTGACAGGCGAGCAATAGCTTCGGATTCGGCGATCTGGTCGGGCCAGCGGAGGAACCGGCGGTACAGGTCCGGCGGGCTGAGCTGCTCGGCGTCGCATTCCAGCAGGTCGTCGATCGCCTCGTACATCAGGGTGGCGAGGTAGACGCACATCCCGATACGGTCGTTGGCCCAGTCGGCGGTGATCTCGATCTTGGCGCTTTCGCACGGCCATTCCGTACCGCACTCGCGGCAATTCCAGTGGGGGCGGGACGCGATGTGCATCAGTGCGCCCCGTTCACTCGGGCGCGCTGTCCGCGCGTCAACAGGCCGGCGACCCACACGTACTCGGTGGGGTGGTTCCATCGGGGGCCGCGATCCCACTGCGGCGACTGGTTCGGCGGCCGATCCGTCGGCTTCGGACGCGGGGCCGGCGTGTTGTGCAGGTACGGCGCGATGGTCGACGACAGGCACCTGTCGGGGCAGGGCCAGCGTAT from Solwaraspora sp. WMMD406 encodes the following:
- a CDS encoding flavin reductase; translation: MHIASRPHWNCRECGTEWPCESAKIEITADWANDRIGMCVYLATLMYEAIDDLLECDAEQLSPPDLYRRFLRWPDQIAESEAIARLSARPGEP